CAACTCAACGGTGTGATGACCGGAAGAGACAATTGCGAAAAACTCCAGAAACTCAATCCCAAGGCTTTAAAAGAGTTTGTTGATCTGGTTTGCGGTTTCGAGGGAATGAATGATTATATCAATCAGCAGAAGTATCTGCTAAATGGAAAGGAATATCAACTGCCTGCAAAGGACAGAATAGATGTGCATAGTGTGCGTTTTGTCGGCGAGGGTAAGGATCGGAATGTTGAATACAAGATAAAATGCCTTCCGGAAGAATTGATGGGATTCCTGGAGATTGGATATCTATTAAGAGGGGTTCTTTTAGAAAAGGGATATCAGCAGGAGGCTATAAGCATAAAAGAAACAGAAGTAAACAATGAATATCTTGTTAAAATTCAGCTGGGAAAGAAGCCGACCCCAAAACCGGATTTATTTGTTCAATATGTCAATGGTCATAAGTACAAAATATACAATGTAGAATATGCTGGGAACAACGTCTTTATTGGTGATAACCATGCAAATATTGAACAGCAAAATTTTAAACGAGACTTGATCAGCGAAGCTGTAAACAAGAAACTGGTTGTATTTATCGAATTAACTAGAGATGAAGATATGGAAAAGTATATGGCTAAAAAACTTGTCGGTAAAACTGATAGCGGATATTTGTATGGAATGGATGATTATTATGCCAGGACTTTCAGTATGTACGCTCTCGGATATAATACATTATCAGACAGTCAAAATCCTAACCAGGAAAGATTCAAGGAAAAAATGATTATTGATTGCGTCAGAGATCACAGCCTGGCAGGTATTTGGGAGATGATTACGGGCAAGATGGGGAAAATAGTGCCTCTGGCTGCAAGTATTCCAGAGGCGATTAAATCGGCGAAAACTCTCAAAGATGTGCTTGATACAATAAAAAATAACCCAAATTATCAGGATAATCTGCAGTGGTTAAAGATATGCCGGTTTATCCTGGAAGCGATGAAAGGAAAAGTTATATCCATGGGCGCAAACAGAAAATTGATCGACGATTTTTTGGACAATCCTCAAAAAATGTTCTCAACATTTTATGAACAGATAAATATAAATTTTAGAAATGAATATATGGCCCAAAATATTAAGGCTGTAATGAGCAAATTTCCTGCTGATAAAAAATATACAGTGATTGTGGGCCTGGACCATTTACAGAACTTATTCCAGCTATTATGCCGACTTTCACAACCACTTTAAGTGGGAAAAGATCAAAAGAAGCAGTCTTAAACACCTGATATTAAATATAAATAACGGTTAAGATAGAATAAATTTATTAAAAAAGTTGTATACTATATAAGTACATATGAAGAAAAAAGCAAATCCAGTTAACCTTGGTTTTGTGGTCTCCGTGCGCGGGAGTGTAGTCGATATAAAATTTGACTCTCATTTGCCTCCTATATATTCGTTACTTCATGCAAAAGAGCAGAAAATAGCAATTGAAGTGTTAGCTCAGATCGATGCGCAAGTTGTTCGGGGGATTGCTTTGACACCCACTCAGGGCTTGTCCCGGGGGACTATCGTTATCGATACAGGCGGACCATTAAAGGTACCGGTCGGCAAGACAATTCTTTCACGAATGTTTGATGTATTTGGAAATGCTATCGACCGCAAAAATGCTCCGAAAAATGTTGAATGGAGGTCTGTACATCATGCACCACCATCTCTGGAGAACCGTTCTACAAGATCAGAAATATTTGAAACCGGCATCAAGGTTATAGATGTACTAATGCCACTCGAACGTGGTGGCAAAGCCGGACTTTTCGGAGGCGCGGGAGTTGGCAAAACAGTACTGCTGACCGAAATGATCCATAATATGATAGGACACCATGAAGGTATAAGTATTTTTTGCGGTATCGGCGAACGTTGTCGCGAGGGTGAAGAACTTTATCATGATATGAAAGAAGCCGGTGTACTGCAAAACATGGTAATGGTGTTCGGCCAAATGAATGAACCGTCAGGAAGTCGTTTCCGTGTGGGGCACGCGGCACTTACTATGGCCGAATACTTTCGTGACGACCAGCATCGTGATGTATTGCTTCTCATTGACAACATATTCCGGTTTATCCAGGCCGGATCGGAAGTATCAGGCCTAATGGGGCAGATGCCGTCGCGTCTTGGCTATCAGCCCACCATGGGCACCGAACTGTCCGCACTGGAGGAGCGTATAGCCAATACGGACAGCGGAGCTATTACTTCAATTCAGGCAGTATATGTGCCGGCAGACGATTTTACAGACCCTGCAGCAGTACATACTTTTTCGCATCTTTCTGCCTCTATAGTTCTTTCCCGCAAACGTGCCAGTGAGGGACTTTATCCTGCCATAGACCCATTGCAGTCTAATTCAAAAATGGCAACACCCGGAATTATTGGCGAACGCCATTATAATCTGGCTCAAAAGATTCGTCACACCCTTGCCCAATATGCTGATCTCAAGGATATTATAGCCATGCTTGGGTTGGAGCAACTTTCTCCGGAGGATCGCAATGTAGTCGCCCGGGCACGACGACTGGAACGTTTTTTGACACAGCCTTTTTTTACAACCGAACAATTTAGCGGTATAAAAGGAAAACTTGTCACCCTTGATGATTCGCTGGACGGTTGTGAAAGAATTCTTAACGATGAATTCAAGGACTATCAGGAAAGCGCACTATATATGATAGGAACAATTGATGAAGCCAAAAAAAAATATCAGTCCAAAAAAACTGATATCCATACAGTTACCGGGCCAGCAGTGAATGCCCCTCTGAATCCCACAAATAATTCAAAGCCCAAAGATGCATCGAATCCAGTGCCAGAATCTAAAACGGAGGTTAAAAATGCCGTCAGCAATGATGAATCTTAAGATTCTTCTTCCCTTCAAAGTTTTCGCTGATAAAACTGACGTTTCTCGTATTGTTGCTGAAACCAGTGAAGGGGTTTTTGGAATTCTTCCTCATAGGCTTGATTGTGTTACAGCGCTAACTCCCGGCATACTTGTCTACGAAAACAAAGCCGAGGGTGAAACTTTTGTAGCTCTGGATGAAGGGGTGCTGGTAAAGACAGGTCAGGATGTCCTTATATCAGCACGAAATGCCATTGCTGGAAAAGATCTTGAACATTTGCGCGATGCCATAGACCACGATTTTTTAAGTCTCGATGAACAGGAAAAAAATGTCCGTACGGTTATTGCCAAAATGGAAAGCGGTTTCATTCGCCGTTTTTCGGAGTTTCAGCATGACTGAAAAAATAGAAAAAAAAAGTGTTGATGAACGAACCGCTTTCAGTAAGGAAGTCGGATCCAAGGCAGACCGTAAACTCAGGGCAATTCGAGACTCCTCGCATAGTGTATGGTTTGGATTGGGAATGATGGGCCTTGTAGGATGGTCGGTGGTAATTCCGACACTACTTGGCACATTTCTGGGAATATGGCTAGATAAACATCACCAGGGGAACCATTCCTGGACTCTGATGCTGCTGATTATAGGTTTGATAATAGGTTGTTTTAACGCCTGGCATTGGATTGACAAGGAAGACAAAGAAATGAGGGAAGACCGGGGCAATCATGACAAATGATATAATTATGCTGGTCATATCGATAATTTTCGGACTTTTGTTGGGGATATTTTTCTATGGGGGTCTTTGGTGGACAGTTCGCAAGATGCTTAACTCCAAACAATCGGCTCTTTGGTTTCTTGGGGGACGGTTGCTGCGAACAGGCATAGTTTTGACGGGGTTTTATTATGTCTCTCAGGGTCATTGGCAAAGGTTCCTGGCATGTATGCTCGGTTTTATTCTGGCTCGTCTTCTAGTGACACGATTGACAGGAGGATATGATGCATCTTAGTCCTGATGAAATTATCTTCTGGCAGACAGGATTTATAAAACTCAACGCTACCATAGTATATACATGGGGACTTATGTTTTTTCTCTCGGTCTTCTCAATTATTATTACCCGCAAACTTGAACACGGGCTTAAACGTTCCCGCTGGCAAAACCTTTTGGAGATAGTTGTTATAAATATTGTAAAGCAAATTGATGATGTAGGCTTAAAACAGCCACGAAAATATATGGGCTTTCTTGGAACACTCTTTTTACTGGTCGCTTCGGCTAGTCTCTGTACGATTATTCCTGGATACGAGCCCCCAACAGGATCACTTTCAACCACTGCGGCTCTTGCCTTGTGTGTGTTTGTAGCTGTTCCTTTTTTTGGAATTAAGGAGCAAGGGGTAGTTAATTACCTTAAGTCCTATTTAAAGCCAACGGTTATTATGCTGCCTTTTAACATAATCAGTGAACTTTCACGGACATTGGCGTTGGCTGTACGTTTATTCGGGAACATGATGAGCGGTGCAATGATTATTAGTATTCTGCTTACAATTACGCCATTCATTTTCCCGGTTATCATGACGGCATTGGGTCTGCTTACCGGTATGGTTCAAGCTTATATCTTCAGTATTTTAGCAGGTGTCTACATTGCGGCAGCTACCAAAGTCCGTCAGCCCAAGGATAGAAACGATGAATAAGTGTGAAAAAATAAACTTAGGAAAGGAGTAATTATGGATAATATTACAACAATTGCAGTAGCCTCAGTCATTATTTCTGGGATCACAACAAGTTTCGGAGTTTTAGGAACTGCGCTCGGAGAAGGACGGGCAGTATCATCTGCGCTTACCTCATTGGCCCAGCAACCCGATGCTTCGCCTACCATTACCAGAACACTGTTCGTAGGTCTTGCTATGATCGAGTCAACAGCCATATACTGTTTCGTGATCTCGATGATCCTGATTTTTGCCAATCCATTCTGGAACTATATTATTATGCACGGAGGTAAATAAACCATGCTCATTGACTGGTTTACATTCAGTGCTCAGGTAGTAAACTTCCTTATCCTAATATGGTTGATGAAACATTTTTTGTACAAACCTGTGCTGAATGCCATAGACGCCCGCGAAAAACTTATTGCAAAAGAACTTGCAGATGCTGCCAAGAAACAAACCGAGGCAAAAAAGGAGCGAGACCTGTATGAACAGAAGAACGAAAAATTTGATCTGCACTACAATAAGCTTCTGGGTAAAGTCAAGGCAGAAGCAGATGCAGAACGTAAACGTCTTCTTAATCAGGTACAAAATGATACAGAAGTCTTGCGTTCAAAACAAGATAATGCCTTAAAAAGTGATCTTGTGAATCTGCAAAAAGAAATTTCCCGGCAAACACAGGATGAAGTTTTTGCCATAACCAGAAAGGTCATGACAGATCTTGCCGGGACAACCCTGGAAGAACAAATCAGTAAAGTATTCACCAATATTGTCAGGAACCTCGATTCAGAAAAAAAACAAGATCTGGCTAAGGCGCTGAAAGCTTCATCAGAACCTGCTGTTGTGCGCAGCGCTTTTGTTTTGCCGCAAAAACAGCAAGACACTATAAAAAAGGCGCTTGAGGAAATTTTTTCAGAAAAATTAAATATCCGGTTTGAAACTTCCCCCAAAGTGATAAGCGGTATTGAACTCAGCACTAACGGACAAAAAATTGCCTGGAGCATTGCCGATTATCTGGTAAACCTGGAAAACAGAATTAACAAACTACTGGGCGAGCAAACAAAAATTATTGCCAAACATAAGACAAAACCAACCTTAAAGTCTAAGGCTAAGGTAAAAAAGAAAGTTAAATGAATATCTCATCAAACCCTTTGAAACCAACCTTTGACCGTACGTTTGATTACCTGAAAAAAGGGAGAAGTACCTTTGATCCCCAACTGGTTGCACAAGAGGTTGGAACAATTGTCAGCATCTCGACAGGAATCGCGAAAATTTCAGGACTACCCGGGATTGGATTTGACGAGCTTGTAGAATTTCCAGGGGAAATTTTTGGTATTGCGTTTAACGTAGATGAAACCGAAATCGGAATTATTCTGCTTGGCGATTATACCCAATTAAGCGCAGGAGACGAGGTTAAGCGGACCGGCAGGGTTATGGACATTGTGGTGGGTGAGGAACTGTTAGGCCGCGTTATTGACCCTTTAGGGGACCCACTTGATGACCATGGATTTTTATCTACAACACAAAGAAAACCTATAGAACGACCCGCTCCCAGTATTATGGATCGCTCACCGGTTACTGTACCGCTCCAAACCGGACTTAAGGTTATCGACGCACTCATTCCTATCGGACGTGGTCAGCGTGAGTTGATTCTTGGTGACCGACAAACCGGCAAAACAGCGATTGCCCTTGATACTATCCTCAATCAACGAGATCAAAATGTTATATGTGTGTATTGTGCCATAGGACAACGAGCCTCGGCTGTTGCCAAGTCTGTTGCGACTCTTAGGGAAAAAGGCGCTATGGACTATACCGTAGTCATGGTAACCGAAGGTAACGATCCACCGGGCCTTGCTTATATAGCTCCTTACGCAGCTACCAGTATCGCTGAGTATTTTATGGAAAAAGGTAAAGATGTACTTATTGTATACGATGACCTCACCCATCATGCTCGCGCATATCGTGAACTTTCACTCTTGCTGCGTCGTCCACCGGGTCGCGAAGCATTCCCGGGCGATATTTTTTATATCCATTCCCGCTTACTGGAACGCGCAACACATTTACACAAAGAACTAGGGGGAGGGTCCCTCACAGCTCTGCCAATTATAGAAACCGAGGCTCAGGATATTTCAGCGTATATCCCAACCAACTTAATTTCAATAACCGACGGACAAATATATCTCTCTCCGTCACTGTTTGAACTGGGTGTATTACCCGCAGTTGATGTTGGTAAGTCGGTTTCGCGTGTTGGGGGGAAAGCGCAACTTTCAGCCTTCCGTGATCTGGCCGGTGATTTGAAACTCGCTTATGCGCAGTTTGAAGAACTGGAAACTTTTTCCCGATTTGGGGCACGTCTGGATGAAGCTACACGTCAAATTATTGAGCATGGGTGGCGTATTCGTGCCTGTCTTAAACAACAGGAATTCTCACCGGTGGCCGTGGCAGCTCAAATTATTATTCTGCTGGCTCTGACCACCAAACTTTTTGACAATATTTTGCTCGACAAAATAAATGACGCGCAAAGCGCCGTGCTTGAAGCAGCAGTAAACATACCGGAAAACATAAAGAAAAGATTATATACTGTTGATAAACTAAGTGACGATGATCGTAAAGCCCTGATAGAAATAGCACGTCAGGCACTTGCCGGATTTCAACCCAAACCGGAAGCCAAGGCCGACCCTGACGTAGACCCTGAACCTAAAGAAAAGTCATGAGCAATACTACCGTAAATTTACGCAGAAAAATAACTATCGCCGGAGACCTCCAATCGGTAGTGCGCACTATGAAAGCACTGGCAGCATCTAATATAGGACAATATGAAGAGTCTGTCCGTGCCCTGGCAAACTATCACCATGTTGTGGAACTGGGTCTGGGTACCTGTTTTCGAAAAACCAAACCTGAGCGCTCAACCCCTAAAAGACAAAAACAAGCGGATATAACCGGCGCTGTTGTTTTTGGTTCGGACCAGGGACTGGTAGGCCAGTTTAATGATGTAATTGTAGAGTATGCAGTAAAAACTTTATCCGCTCTGTCGAGCCATCCCAAAGTCTGGGCAGTCGGTGAACGTGTTCATACACGTCTTACAGACTCCGGATTAGAGGTAACAGGTTTCTTTGCTGTTCCCGGTTCCGTAAATTCAATCACCCCGATGATAGGTCAGATTCTTGTTGAAAGCGAGACATATCTGCAACAAAATAGGTCAACCGAACTTTACCTTTTTTATAACCGTCCTACCTCAAAAGCGGGCTATACACCTATTGGCCAACGATTACTTCCCCTGGACGAAACTTGGCGAAGAAATTTATCCCTGATTCCCTGGCCAACCAAAAACATACCGGAAGTTATGGGTAAAGGTTCAAAAACCCTGAGGGCATTTATTCGAGAATATTTGTTTGTCTCACTATTTCGCGCATGTTCCGAATCTCTCGCGAGTGAGAATGCCAGCCGCCTGGCAGCGATGCAGCGTGCTGATAAAAATATCGATGAGCTGCTGGAATACCTCAACGAGACATTCCATCGGTTACGTCAAAGTGGTATCGATGAGGAACTTTTTGATGTTATTTCCGGATTTGAGGCGCTGTCAGGCAGATAGGTTCCGTTATATAAAGGTAAAAAGTCAGTTAAATATAGAAAATACAGATTACCTTCTTATTTCAGACGTTGTATTCTTGGTAAATAATGAATGATTATTTATCGTCATTTTTGATTTTAATTTTTGCATTTTTTATAGGGGTAAGCCTGTATTTTGTTATTAGAATTCTTTTAAAACGAACCTTAAATATATCATTGCTGCAAAATTTATCCATAAAACTTGATCTGCTTGAACGCCCTTTTCTGCTGCTCCTTCCAATGTTATCGATTATGATTATTTTCCCTTTGTTAAGCTTCCCAGCCAATATAAAAGTATTTATTAGTCGCCTGGTTGATATTGCGCTGATTATCTCGCTATGCTGGATGCTGTTGAAAATTATACAAATTATTCGTAATGTGGTATTGAGTAGACACAATATTGAAATTAAAGACAATATTCATGTCCGAACTCTTCACACACAGATTCAGTTGTTAACTAATATAATTTCAATAATTATCATAATTTTAACTATAGCTTTAATACTTTTATCATTCCCCGAGGCAAAACAAGTGGGGATAACAATTCTGGCCTCAGCCGGTATTATCGGAGTTATATTAGGACTCACGGCACAAAAAACTTTAGGAAATCTGATTGCCGGGATTCAAATTGCCATTTCTCAACCAATACGAATTGATGATGTGGTAGTTGTGGAAAATGAATGGGGCAGGATAGAAGAAATAACCTTAACCTATGTAGTGGTCAGGATATGGGACTTGCGGCGATTAATTGTTCCTATAGCCTATTTTGTTGAAAAGCCATTTCAAAACTGGACTCACAGATCCGACCAGTTAATGGGCACAGTTTTTTTTTATGTTGATTATTCTTTGCCAGTAAATGAACTCCGGAATGAACTAACTGCTATCCTTAACAAAAGTAAGTTTTGGGATAAACGGGTTAATGACTTGTCTGTGACCAACCTTACCGAGAAGACAGTTGAACTGCGGGCAGTGGTTAGTGCCGCTGATTCATCTACATTATGGAATTTGCGCTGTGAGGTGCGAGAAAAACTCTGGCTATTTCTACAGAAAAATTTTATCGACAATTTTCCGCGGGTTCGTATTGAGATGAAGCCCGACAATGTGAATACCCAAGGCTCAAAGTTAACATCGGTTTGAAATGCTGACCAAAGGAGAGGTTAATTATGAAAAAAATTCATTCATCTGAGTTTCGCGTAACAGGCGGAGAACCGGTTAATCTTAGAAAAAGGCCGACAGCTATAAAACCCTTTTATGAATCAAAAAAACAGTATAAAGAATTTCTGCATGCACACGTTAAAGAGTTGAGCGAACAGCAAAGCCTGCTTTATGCTTCCAGTCGTTATTCATTGCTACTGATCATTCAAGGCATGGATGCAGCGGGCAAGGATGGTATTATCAAGCATGTGATGTCCGGAGTGAATCCGCAAGGTTGTGAAGTTTTTAGTTTCAAGCAGCCGAGTGTTGAAGAACTCAAACATGATTTTTTATGGCGAACAACCTGTAAATTACCGGAACGTGGACGATTCGGTATTTTCAATCGTTCTTACTATGAAGAAGTACTTATTGTTCGCGTTCATCCTGAAATTCTGATGGCCCAAGGGTTACCGGATAAACTTATTAATGAAAAAAATATCTGGACTGAAAGATTTCGCTCTATCGTGGATATGGAATCGCATCTTTATCATAATGGCACCAGGATTATTAAAGTTTTTCTTCATCTTTCAAAGGACGAACAGCGCAAGAGGTTCCTTGAGCGTATAGACAGTCCTGAACATAACTGGAAATTCAGCCTGACAGATGTTACAGAACGAAAATTATGGGACCAATATATGAAAGTTTATGAAGATTGCTTAAGCAATACCAGCCTGACGGTTGCCCCCTGGTATATTGTCCCGGCAGATGATAAAAAAAATGCCCGACTTATTGTTTCGCAAATTATTCTTGATACATTGCAACCACTGGAGCTAAGTTATCCGAAGCTGGATAAGGTTCAGGAAAAAGAACTGGAATTAAGTCGAAAACAACTTTAAATTTCAAGAGAAAGGTTTGGACTGAGAAGCACCAGCTTCCCCTTAGGGATCGGTCACTGCTTCATTTCGCAGTTCTGTTCGGCGCTCTCAACACATCGTCCTTAAAGAAAAATTTTTAAGGTAAAAAAACTGGGATTTTCCTAAATTTTTTCCGAAACATTAATGGAAAACCAAAAAGAAAAGGAATTTTTTGGAAAATGATTAATACTAAATTAGTGGCTATTGTACAAGGACAAATACACAACAATATAAAGTGTATAGCGCCGGAATTACTTTTTTCAGAACCTGAGCATCCGTCTTTAAAAACTTTTATCGAAGTACCCGATAGTTTGTTCAAGCAGGCCTACCGGCATTTCGGCGAGGATATGGGTTCGGCTTTTTTTATAAATGTAGGTAGTACAGCGTTAATCGAATTATTATTAAGCAAGTTTTTTCCCGTTGGCATTGAAACTCAAAGATTAATACTTACTTTCGCCGGCTCTATGACAGAGAATATTGGTTTTTATATCCCAAATTTGTTAAGAGCCTGGAATACATACAGAACAACACCGATCGAGAACAGATTGCCTATAAGATCATATTTAAAGGATGTTTTAATAAAAGGATCAATAACCTTGATGTGGGACACCGCTATCCATGATCCATTGTATTGGATATCAATGTATCTGGGTCAAATATTCCTGCCTGCAACACCTGCCTGGTTGATCGCCATCGCTTCATTTATATTGGCGTTGATTATAATAACCAATGCTCAAGTGGCTCTGAAGGAAATTAAATATGCTATGTTAGCTCGTAGTTTACGTAAAGCGGGTTTTGAAGAGGAGCCTTATTATGAGGCAAGGTTTTATCTGCCTAAGACATCTAATACGCCGGTACAGGAGATATTAGATACAATGGCTTCAAAATTTAATCTCTATGAAAAGTTTAGCGGGCAGTATCATGATAAATATTTTCGCCCAAGTAACGAGGAGATAGCCGGAAGGAATGTTCTGGTAAGGACACGGGAAAGAGAAACCGCTGAAGCTGTTCCAAGAAAATCCGCACAAGTTATATTCGTTAAAAGCGAGCAAATGGAGCAAAAATGCAAATCGATGCATAACTATTTTGTTATTAAAAAAACAAAGTTCAGGTACATTTTGCAGCAGAACCTGAGTTTGCTGGAAAGCCTTTTTACCAGTGGCCTGAATAAGGCAGGAAGATTAATTCTTAAGAGGACCAGAGGCAATGAATCGATGAATATCACTTTTAACAGAATGATGGTAAGAGATCCGGAAAAACTTTACTTTGCCATAGATGATTTGAATGAACATTTTCCATATTATATTGTGGAATTAAAAGCCTGGTCTGATTTGAATATGCTTAAAGAAGCCATGCGTTTTCTGATGATTAAATATCCGGTGCATATAACTACACACCCCAAATCAAGTCTGATGGATTATATATAAAAACAAACTGACTGCCCCGCAAGGACAATCTCCACTTCGTTACGATGCAATCCCTAAACTCAGTTGCGCTGACGCTGACTTCGTTAAGGGCCTTAGCCGAACCTCTTCTCGGTTCTCGTCCTCGCGGGCGTATTTTGAAGTTATAATTTTGGGGAGTTGTTAATAAACCACTGATTAGCTGTACAATAGCCAAGTTCGTATTACGAACTTGGCTGCCCCGCAAGGACTCGAACCTCGGATAACGGGACCAAAACCCGCTGTGTTGCCAATTACACCACGGGGCAACGCGATATTAATTATAGGCTATTTCGAATAATTTTGACAATGCAAAAATTTTTTTCCTTCACAATTTATTGCAAGTTCTTTATTATGTATAGTAAACCTACTGTAAGCGCAGATTTATATGAAAAAAATTTTAGTTATTGATGATTCTCCAATAATCAGAAAAATAATGCACCAATATATACAAATCCTTGGCTATGAATGTGACCAGGCAGAAAGCGGAATGCAAGCCATGGAACAAGTAAAAAACAATGATTATGTTCTGATTTTTACGGATATTCATATGCCGCAGATGGATGGTTTTGTTACTTCTAAAAACATCAGAGAAATCGAAGATTCTCTGCATAAACAGCATGCGCCGATTATCGCAATAACCGGAACTCTCTTGGAAGAATATACTGACAAATATAAGATTTATGGTATTAACGACTGTATTCGCAAGCCGGTTGAAAAATCAAACATACTGGAAATATTAGCTAAATTTGTTGAAAGTAAGGAACTCAGGCTTTCTCCGACAGAGCCAGCTGAAACGCAAAGTGCGAATGACAATCTGATACCTATAAATCTTAAACAGGTTGTCAGCGAGTTCAGCGGTGACAGAAAAATGGTCGTAGATATTTTAAAAGAATTTTTAGAAATCAGTGGTGAACAGATACAACAAATCAAACAGGCCGTGGTAAAAGGCGATTATCAGATAGTAAAAAATCTGTCGCATTCTATTAAAGGTGGCTCGGCAAATCTATGTGCTCCGCTGTTATCAGCTGCTGCCAAAGACCTTGAAATGATGGTAATTTCGGGGCATAATGAAGATGCTAAACATTTAGTAAATAAACTGGTCAGAGAACATATTTGTTTGCAAGACTATTATCGGAAGGTGATTTGTAATGAAAATAATGATTGTTGATGATGAACTGGTAAGCAGAAGTAAATTGACTATGATCCTCAGACAATTCGGTATCTGCCATGAATATGATCGTGGCGACAGGGCCGTTATCGCTTTTGAAAGAGCTCTTATAGAAAAACAACCCTATAATTTGATGACGCTGGATATTTCCA
The window above is part of the Candidatus Margulisiibacteriota bacterium genome. Proteins encoded here:
- a CDS encoding polyphosphate kinase 2 family protein, translated to MKKIHSSEFRVTGGEPVNLRKRPTAIKPFYESKKQYKEFLHAHVKELSEQQSLLYASSRYSLLLIIQGMDAAGKDGIIKHVMSGVNPQGCEVFSFKQPSVEELKHDFLWRTTCKLPERGRFGIFNRSYYEEVLIVRVHPEILMAQGLPDKLINEKNIWTERFRSIVDMESHLYHNGTRIIKVFLHLSKDEQRKRFLERIDSPEHNWKFSLTDVTERKLWDQYMKVYEDCLSNTSLTVAPWYIVPADDKKNARLIVSQIILDTLQPLELSYPKLDKVQEKELELSRKQL
- a CDS encoding response regulator; its protein translation is MKKILVIDDSPIIRKIMHQYIQILGYECDQAESGMQAMEQVKNNDYVLIFTDIHMPQMDGFVTSKNIREIEDSLHKQHAPIIAITGTLLEEYTDKYKIYGINDCIRKPVEKSNILEILAKFVESKELRLSPTEPAETQSANDNLIPINLKQVVSEFSGDRKMVVDILKEFLEISGEQIQQIKQAVVKGDYQIVKNLSHSIKGGSANLCAPLLSAAAKDLEMMVISGHNEDAKHLVNKLVREHICLQDYYRKVICNENNDC